One Microbacterium keratanolyticum DNA window includes the following coding sequences:
- a CDS encoding serine hydrolase: MGTSSEPSPSRVTVRRSQRSTRRLPRRAALGRRSFDTTLRTLDRLAASGAQVGVHVVDLDSGEEVLLGDDHVTLPIAGLGIVPLLIEVAAGFADGTLEPFEIIERSSLDPVTTAGTWRHLKAPALPLCDLAVLAAATGDPLASNALLERVTHEKVRARIESLGLTRTALLDRYRDQRGPDDAPRLAVGSARELARLFSELVNTRVVDPAVSAQVSEWLSLNHDLSLVASATGLDPFAHDNDAHGVLFVNKTGREAGIRAEAGVLAGPRAGISYALIVAFDDLSIMHRLRVHDAFRVLGVELMEYAF; this comes from the coding sequence GTGGGCACCTCCTCCGAGCCTTCGCCGTCACGTGTCACGGTGCGGCGGTCGCAGCGCTCGACGCGCCGACTGCCACGCCGTGCGGCGCTGGGGCGCCGCTCGTTCGACACCACGTTGCGCACGCTGGATCGGCTTGCCGCATCCGGTGCGCAGGTGGGTGTGCATGTCGTCGATCTCGACAGCGGCGAGGAGGTGCTCCTCGGTGACGATCACGTGACGCTGCCGATCGCCGGACTGGGCATCGTGCCGCTGTTGATCGAAGTCGCGGCGGGTTTCGCCGACGGAACGCTCGAGCCGTTCGAGATCATCGAGCGCAGCTCGCTCGACCCGGTGACGACCGCGGGAACCTGGCGGCATCTGAAGGCACCGGCCTTGCCGCTGTGCGATCTCGCGGTGCTGGCTGCGGCGACGGGCGACCCCCTGGCGTCCAATGCACTCCTGGAGCGGGTGACGCATGAGAAGGTCCGCGCCCGCATCGAGTCGCTTGGTCTGACGCGGACAGCACTGCTCGACCGTTACCGGGACCAGCGCGGGCCCGATGACGCACCGCGGCTCGCGGTGGGGTCGGCGCGCGAACTGGCACGACTGTTCTCGGAGCTCGTGAACACCCGCGTCGTAGACCCCGCGGTGAGCGCGCAGGTCTCGGAGTGGCTGAGCCTCAACCACGATCTGAGCCTGGTGGCATCGGCGACAGGGCTCGACCCCTTCGCGCACGACAATGATGCGCACGGGGTGCTCTTCGTGAACAAGACGGGCCGCGAAGCGGGCATCCGCGCAGAAGCAGGAGTGCTCGCCGGGCCCCGGGCCGGAATCTCCTATGCGCTGATCGTCGCCTTCGACGATCTGTCGATCATGCACCGCCTGCGCGTGCACGATGCCTTCCGCGTGCTGGGTGTCGAACTCATGGAGTACGCCTTCTAG
- a CDS encoding MarR family winged helix-turn-helix transcriptional regulator, which yields MSEKLARMTPAQSRAWLSLITVAELLPVALDAQLQRDDALTHYEFILLSTLQRRGPQRLSDLAAATNATLPRTSKVVTRLRERGLVERTDHTTDRRSVEIRLTGAGRRRLVHATPGHFDTVHRLVLDHLDESQLNTLADTLAPIVAGLDPQHRFGPMPDQAPDESGD from the coding sequence ATGTCCGAGAAGCTCGCCCGCATGACCCCCGCGCAGTCACGCGCGTGGTTGTCACTGATCACCGTCGCCGAACTGCTCCCGGTCGCACTCGACGCGCAGCTCCAACGCGACGACGCCCTCACGCACTACGAGTTCATCCTGCTGAGCACACTGCAACGGCGCGGGCCCCAGCGCCTGAGCGACCTCGCCGCGGCCACCAACGCCACCCTCCCCCGAACCTCGAAGGTCGTCACACGCCTGCGTGAACGCGGCCTCGTCGAACGCACCGACCACACGACCGACCGCCGCAGCGTGGAGATCCGCCTCACCGGCGCAGGACGCCGTCGGCTCGTGCACGCGACACCCGGACATTTCGACACCGTCCACCGGCTCGTCCTCGATCACCTGGACGAGAGCCAGCTGAACACACTCGCCGACACCCTCGCGCCGATCGTCGCAGGACTCGATCCGCAGCACCGCTTCGGGCCGATGCCCGATCAGGCACCCGACGAAAGTGGCGACTAG
- a CDS encoding NADPH-dependent F420 reductase — MTAITVIGTGNMGQAIAGIAAKGGASVQILGRDLEKAGSAAAPLRATAGVVGDPITGEIVIAAVPYPALAELVETYGAQLAGKIVVDITNPLDFTTFDALVVPADSSAAAELAAALPGARVIKAFNTNFAATLVGGELGGEPTTVQLAGDDDAAKKLLADVIVAAGLRAVDAGTLKRARELEALGFLQLVLAAREQIGWTGGFAVRA, encoded by the coding sequence ATGACTGCGATCACCGTCATCGGAACAGGAAACATGGGCCAGGCCATCGCCGGCATCGCCGCCAAGGGCGGTGCGTCGGTGCAGATCCTGGGACGCGACCTGGAGAAGGCCGGATCGGCGGCCGCGCCGCTGCGTGCGACCGCTGGAGTCGTGGGGGATCCGATCACCGGCGAGATCGTCATCGCCGCGGTGCCCTACCCGGCGCTCGCAGAACTGGTCGAGACCTACGGTGCGCAGCTCGCCGGAAAGATCGTCGTCGACATCACCAACCCGCTCGACTTCACGACCTTCGACGCGCTGGTCGTTCCCGCAGACTCCTCGGCGGCGGCCGAGCTCGCCGCAGCGCTGCCCGGTGCTCGCGTGATCAAGGCATTCAACACGAACTTCGCCGCGACCCTGGTCGGCGGAGAGCTGGGCGGCGAACCCACCACGGTGCAGCTCGCCGGCGATGATGACGCTGCGAAGAAGCTCCTGGCTGACGTGATCGTCGCTGCCGGACTTCGTGCCGTGGACGCCGGCACGCTGAAGCGAGCGCGCGAGCTCGAAGCTCTCGGCTTCCTGCAGCTCGTTCTCGCTGCCCGTGAGCAGATCGGCTGGACCGGCGGTTTCGCGGTTCGCGCCTGA
- a CDS encoding aminotransferase class V-fold PLP-dependent enzyme, which produces MDERARRLHTVLGDSGRSVFALDPAVRHINHGSYGASPRVTLEYQAQLKAALDANPMRWFETLPPRHAAVRDELAQFLRVPSSTLAWVPNASAASTVVFSSLELDAGDEVIVTDHAYGAVAQGVTRLVERRGAHVVTVGVPLSAGEEQTRALILDAVTPRTRVVMLDQISSATARRFPVDAVADALADTGILLVIDGAHGLGLLEDPVVSGDHVVWFGNLHKYACGPRGAAVLAARGDVAQRLWPAIDSWGAAEPFPQRFDLQGSLDSTAFLSAAHAIRTMATAFGGWSPIREHSAVLGRYGADLLITALGPISDDDPAIDVGMPVAQQPLVRLPRGAAHDGRSARSLKDAFAEDGFEVGVSTFGGRGYVRISAHAYSEAEDFEAFAERAPRIIADTVAAHSPAR; this is translated from the coding sequence ATGGACGAGCGCGCGCGGCGACTGCACACGGTGCTGGGGGATTCGGGCCGCTCGGTGTTCGCGCTCGATCCCGCCGTGCGCCACATCAACCACGGATCCTACGGGGCCTCGCCCCGCGTGACGCTGGAGTATCAGGCGCAGCTGAAGGCCGCGCTCGACGCGAACCCGATGCGCTGGTTCGAGACGTTGCCACCCCGGCATGCCGCGGTTCGCGATGAACTGGCGCAGTTCCTGCGTGTGCCGAGCTCGACGCTCGCCTGGGTGCCCAATGCCAGCGCGGCCTCGACGGTCGTGTTCTCGTCGCTTGAGCTCGATGCCGGTGACGAGGTCATCGTCACGGACCACGCCTACGGCGCCGTCGCGCAGGGCGTCACCCGGCTTGTCGAGCGGCGGGGTGCGCATGTCGTCACCGTCGGGGTTCCTCTTTCGGCGGGCGAGGAGCAGACCCGCGCGCTGATTCTGGATGCCGTGACCCCCCGTACACGTGTCGTCATGCTCGATCAGATCTCGTCAGCCACCGCCCGACGCTTTCCCGTCGACGCCGTGGCCGACGCGCTCGCCGACACCGGCATCCTGCTCGTGATCGACGGCGCCCACGGGCTCGGGCTGCTGGAGGATCCGGTCGTGTCCGGCGACCACGTCGTCTGGTTCGGCAATCTGCACAAGTACGCGTGCGGGCCCCGCGGCGCAGCGGTCCTCGCCGCCCGCGGCGACGTCGCCCAGCGGCTCTGGCCTGCCATCGACTCCTGGGGTGCCGCCGAACCTTTCCCGCAAAGGTTCGACCTGCAGGGATCCCTCGACAGCACGGCGTTCCTGAGCGCTGCTCATGCGATCCGCACGATGGCTACGGCGTTCGGCGGCTGGTCGCCGATCCGCGAGCACTCAGCTGTGCTCGGCCGATACGGTGCGGATCTTCTGATCACGGCGCTTGGGCCGATCAGCGACGACGACCCGGCGATTGATGTGGGGATGCCTGTCGCGCAGCAGCCGCTCGTCCGGCTGCCGCGCGGCGCCGCCCACGATGGCCGCTCGGCCCGATCCCTCAAGGATGCCTTCGCGGAAGACGGATTCGAGGTGGGTGTGTCGACCTTCGGTGGGCGCGGCTATGTGCGCATCTCAGCGCACGCCTACAGCGAGGCCGAAGACTTCGAGGCCTTCGCTGAACGCGCGCCGCGAATCATCGCCGATACCGTCGCAGCGCACTCGCCAGCACGCTGA
- a CDS encoding glucosidase family protein, translating to MTPNLFTHPLATPAWELSPAATTRLHTRSLWTTPAQDEATAPARRIIHSRALFADRPARIERVSIGAAAGYHKCASGQERDAVLDLGLFIPEGQEWREIGRISGLAGDILANGASIELDGVETTALVAQARRAATDEWWPGWNLVTTGIEVQGRIDTEWEARAEGHLRVDAVTLDELPPGITATATQTEVRFRTSHLELGFRLISPAWSHLGLDADGEGRTDRNLLQMPRSMDIVRSGVYPSGVYPVLRDQNAEYLAQGPRFTDITGMIPLGFLHTEYRGSASVVNNRVRYELESEIADQSYILEFTVHVDRISLRATRSSAQNRRAWTSSAWHVATDNRVTPSEVLGAPTFTGETGLLNGPISWHFPRHGTLSVHASGDALWRSDSVRPLDTNTLELKLGERPTEFGDYLLPAGSYTAEVEMQVRTPQLAELDTQASPAVRRMLERHTLTALSFRPDTATYSNNGASMHCTTSLADVSAIAVQLDAAPGLTPLQWVGDSLQRWLDGAPSYGSGATSHGTHRLEDEYVHMAANTLVAAARFVRHAPEGHDWFRRNRAALHRELEGMLARDVDGDGLVESTLRLGNSGEHQWSTAWADVISFGWKDAWANAVTYELWQLWEPELRALGETDLAARIDTARLRLREAYLPTFLNPETGLIAGWRSRDGALHDHGYSVVNGAACATDLLSEEQARSVMGSLVHAWDATALTDFRNGIPLNLWRIPESDIGGVIFGLPLGSYQQGGYSHHGARVIVDAFDRVGMTVHADLVLEGLATTIADDTSFGGLGSGRDWRMADGTPSGYEGQLIEGFSVLASALRRYRR from the coding sequence TTGACCCCCAATCTCTTCACCCACCCGCTCGCCACACCGGCGTGGGAGCTCTCGCCGGCCGCGACAACACGCCTGCACACGCGTTCACTCTGGACCACTCCCGCACAGGACGAGGCAACCGCCCCGGCCCGTCGCATCATCCACAGTCGCGCGCTCTTCGCCGATCGTCCGGCCCGAATCGAACGCGTCTCGATCGGCGCCGCGGCGGGCTATCACAAGTGCGCGAGCGGTCAGGAGAGAGACGCCGTACTCGACCTCGGCCTCTTCATTCCGGAGGGGCAGGAATGGCGCGAGATCGGCAGGATCTCGGGGCTTGCGGGCGATATCCTCGCGAACGGCGCAAGCATCGAACTCGACGGGGTGGAGACCACGGCCCTCGTCGCACAGGCCCGCCGGGCGGCCACGGATGAGTGGTGGCCGGGGTGGAATCTCGTAACCACGGGGATCGAGGTTCAGGGGCGGATCGACACCGAATGGGAGGCGCGCGCCGAGGGTCACCTGCGGGTCGACGCCGTCACGCTCGATGAGCTGCCGCCGGGGATCACCGCGACGGCGACGCAGACCGAGGTGCGTTTTCGCACTTCGCACCTCGAGCTCGGCTTTCGCCTGATCTCACCGGCGTGGTCACACCTCGGCCTCGACGCCGATGGCGAAGGCCGCACAGATCGGAACCTCCTCCAGATGCCGCGCTCGATGGACATCGTGCGCAGCGGGGTCTATCCCTCGGGTGTCTATCCGGTGCTCCGCGACCAGAACGCCGAGTACCTGGCACAGGGGCCGCGATTCACCGACATCACCGGCATGATCCCCCTGGGGTTCCTTCACACGGAATACCGCGGTTCTGCATCCGTGGTGAACAATCGTGTGCGCTACGAACTCGAAAGCGAAATCGCTGATCAGAGCTATATTCTTGAGTTCACGGTGCACGTCGACCGAATCTCGCTCCGCGCGACGAGGTCATCCGCACAGAATCGACGCGCATGGACGAGCTCGGCATGGCATGTCGCGACCGACAATCGCGTGACGCCGTCCGAGGTCTTGGGCGCCCCGACCTTCACCGGCGAGACCGGACTGCTCAACGGACCAATCTCGTGGCACTTCCCGCGTCACGGCACGCTGTCGGTCCACGCGAGCGGCGATGCGCTCTGGCGCAGCGACTCCGTGCGCCCGCTCGACACGAACACTCTCGAACTGAAACTCGGCGAGCGCCCTACCGAGTTCGGCGACTATCTCCTCCCTGCGGGCAGTTACACCGCCGAGGTCGAGATGCAGGTGCGCACACCCCAACTCGCCGAACTCGACACACAGGCGTCCCCCGCGGTGCGCCGGATGCTCGAGCGACACACGCTCACCGCGCTCTCGTTCCGCCCCGATACGGCGACCTACTCGAACAACGGCGCCTCCATGCACTGCACGACCTCGCTCGCCGATGTGTCGGCGATCGCCGTGCAGCTCGATGCCGCGCCGGGCCTCACCCCACTGCAGTGGGTCGGCGACTCCCTACAGCGCTGGCTCGACGGCGCACCTAGCTACGGCAGCGGCGCCACCTCCCACGGCACCCACCGACTCGAGGACGAGTACGTGCACATGGCCGCGAACACGCTCGTCGCCGCGGCACGGTTCGTCCGCCACGCCCCCGAGGGGCATGACTGGTTCCGGCGCAATCGCGCAGCGCTTCACCGGGAGCTCGAGGGGATGCTGGCCCGCGACGTCGACGGCGACGGACTCGTCGAGTCCACGCTCCGCCTCGGCAACTCCGGGGAGCATCAGTGGAGCACCGCGTGGGCCGATGTCATCTCGTTCGGTTGGAAGGATGCCTGGGCGAACGCGGTGACGTACGAGCTGTGGCAGCTGTGGGAGCCGGAACTCCGAGCTCTCGGCGAGACCGATCTGGCCGCGCGCATCGACACCGCCCGGCTGCGCCTGCGCGAGGCTTATCTGCCGACCTTCCTGAACCCCGAGACCGGACTCATCGCCGGATGGCGCTCGCGTGACGGCGCTCTGCACGATCACGGATACTCCGTCGTGAACGGCGCCGCCTGCGCCACCGATCTGCTCTCGGAGGAGCAGGCGCGTTCCGTGATGGGGAGCCTCGTGCATGCGTGGGACGCCACCGCGCTCACCGATTTCCGAAACGGGATCCCGCTCAACCTCTGGCGTATCCCCGAGAGCGACATCGGTGGCGTGATCTTCGGCCTCCCGCTTGGCTCCTACCAGCAGGGCGGTTACTCCCACCACGGGGCGCGCGTCATCGTCGATGCGTTTGACCGCGTCGGCATGACCGTGCACGCCGACCTCGTGCTCGAAGGGCTCGCAACGACCATCGCCGACGACACGTCGTTCGGAGGACTCGGATCCGGGCGCGACTGGCGGATGGCCGATGGAACCCCGAGTGGCTACGAGGGCCAGCTGATCGAAGGTTTCAGCGTGCTGGCGAGTGCGCTGCGACGGTATCGGCGATGA
- a CDS encoding ABC transporter substrate-binding protein, translated as MSWWGSDARHEVTNEVLDLFEEKNPGITVVRDFGGFDGYLDKITTQYTGGNSPDVVQLYNEVLREFASRGQTADLNTAIEGGELSLDGWPDDLVETNTIDGQLSALPFGLSTHAFIFDEARSAELGVEVPAEDYSWDDLKEYATAISTASGGALYGVTDLSHSYQVFEVWAKQNKEEFLTAEGIGFTADTLVDYWDYWADMRAAKAATPPDVTSEYASPYDAVIQGTAASTFLFANQYAGVVSNSGNPLALLRMPGEAKNPGQYLRTAMNLLVSSQSKHPAEAALLVNFLLNDPEANAILGIERGVPANGNVVKAATENVDENNAKAIALIESVREHGAAAPVPAPTGSGTVNTLFTEFAQQVQFGSLSSKDAADQFIAQAKSELG; from the coding sequence ATGTCGTGGTGGGGATCTGACGCCCGCCACGAGGTGACCAACGAAGTGCTGGACCTGTTCGAGGAGAAGAATCCCGGGATCACCGTCGTCCGCGACTTCGGTGGATTCGACGGGTACCTCGACAAGATCACGACGCAGTATACCGGCGGAAACTCGCCCGACGTGGTCCAGCTGTACAACGAGGTGTTGCGCGAGTTCGCCTCGCGTGGCCAGACCGCCGACCTCAACACGGCGATCGAAGGCGGAGAGCTCTCGCTCGACGGGTGGCCGGACGACCTCGTCGAGACGAACACGATCGACGGACAGCTCAGCGCCCTTCCCTTCGGACTCAGCACGCACGCGTTCATCTTCGACGAGGCGCGTTCGGCAGAGCTCGGCGTCGAAGTGCCGGCCGAGGACTACTCGTGGGATGACCTCAAGGAGTACGCCACGGCGATCTCCACCGCATCCGGCGGCGCTCTCTACGGAGTCACCGACCTCTCGCACAGTTACCAGGTGTTCGAGGTCTGGGCGAAGCAGAACAAGGAGGAGTTCCTCACCGCCGAGGGTATTGGCTTCACCGCAGACACGCTCGTCGACTACTGGGACTACTGGGCGGACATGCGCGCTGCCAAGGCCGCCACCCCGCCCGACGTCACCTCGGAGTATGCCTCGCCCTACGACGCCGTCATCCAGGGCACGGCTGCTTCCACGTTCCTCTTCGCCAATCAGTACGCGGGCGTCGTCTCGAACTCGGGAAACCCGCTTGCACTCTTGCGTATGCCGGGCGAGGCAAAGAACCCGGGACAGTACCTGCGCACGGCGATGAACCTGCTCGTCTCGAGCCAGTCGAAGCACCCCGCCGAGGCCGCACTGCTGGTGAACTTCCTGCTCAACGATCCTGAGGCGAACGCGATTCTCGGTATCGAACGCGGTGTTCCCGCCAACGGCAACGTCGTCAAGGCCGCGACCGAGAACGTCGATGAGAACAATGCCAAGGCGATCGCGCTCATCGAGAGCGTGCGCGAGCACGGTGCCGCCGCACCTGTTCCTGCGCCGACCGGCTCCGGAACCGTCAACACCCTGTTCACGGAGTTCGCGCAGCAGGTTCAGTTTGGTTCGCTTTCGTCCAAGGATGCTGCAGATCAGTTCATCGCCCAGGCGAAGAGCGAACTCGGCTAG
- a CDS encoding carbohydrate ABC transporter permease: MALTHSRPSDTERSAPGSEPHVVRGSEDPRTPRAARGLRSLRAARFNERLAPYLFLLPWLIGFFVITLGPMLYSLYLSFTNFSMLAPPEWVGIDNYIKMFTNDPKYLESVRVTLVYVFVSVPLQLAFALMLAMVLNRGLRGLPIYRSIYYLPSLIGGSVAIAVLWRQMFGHNGLINQILDVFGIEAQSWIGNPNTALGTLIILNVWTFGSPMVIFLAALRQIPQELYEAGAVDGVNKRQQFLHITLPMLTPIVLFNLILQLIGAFQAFTPAFVVSGGTGGPVNSTLFYTLYLYQRGFTSFQMGYASAMAWVLFVGIAVVTVINFWFSKYWVHYDD; encoded by the coding sequence ATGGCTCTCACCCACAGCCGACCGAGCGACACCGAACGGTCTGCTCCGGGCTCCGAGCCGCACGTGGTGCGGGGGTCGGAAGACCCCCGCACTCCGCGGGCGGCGCGTGGTCTGCGCAGCCTGCGGGCGGCGCGCTTCAACGAGCGCCTCGCGCCGTACCTCTTCTTGCTGCCGTGGCTCATCGGCTTCTTCGTCATCACCCTCGGCCCGATGCTGTACTCGCTCTATCTGTCGTTCACGAACTTCAGCATGCTCGCCCCACCCGAATGGGTCGGCATCGACAACTACATCAAGATGTTCACGAACGACCCGAAGTATCTCGAGTCTGTGCGCGTGACTCTCGTCTACGTGTTCGTCTCGGTGCCCCTTCAGCTGGCGTTTGCACTCATGCTGGCGATGGTGCTGAACCGAGGACTGCGCGGACTGCCGATCTATCGCTCGATCTACTATCTGCCATCGCTGATCGGAGGCAGCGTCGCGATCGCCGTGCTGTGGCGACAGATGTTCGGGCACAACGGTCTGATCAATCAGATCCTCGATGTCTTCGGGATCGAGGCGCAAAGTTGGATCGGGAATCCCAACACCGCCCTCGGCACGCTCATCATTCTCAACGTCTGGACCTTTGGGTCACCCATGGTGATCTTCCTTGCGGCACTGAGGCAGATTCCCCAAGAGCTCTACGAAGCCGGAGCTGTGGATGGCGTCAACAAGCGGCAGCAGTTCCTACACATCACGCTGCCGATGCTCACCCCGATCGTGCTTTTCAACCTCATCCTCCAGCTCATCGGGGCGTTCCAGGCGTTCACGCCCGCCTTCGTCGTCTCCGGGGGCACAGGTGGTCCTGTCAACTCGACGCTGTTCTACACGCTGTATCTGTATCAGCGCGGATTCACCAGCTTCCAGATGGGCTACGCCAGCGCGATGGCGTGGGTGCTGTTCGTCGGGATCGCCGTGGTGACCGTGATCAACTTCTGGTTCTCGAAGTACTGGGTGCATTATGACGACTGA
- a CDS encoding carbohydrate ABC transporter permease — MTTDIKIDYTREIGVVGRRNKAPRSVLRHGLLIGFGLVMLYPLIWMVGASFKESSDIFTEIWPFPDPVVLENYERGWRGSGVGFGTYFLNSTIVAVLSVVGNLFACTLAGYAFARLSFKFRAVFFACMMATLMLPHHVLMVPQYILFANLGWVNTFLPLITPKFLAVDAFFVFLMVQFLRGLPRELDEAAKIDGAGPWRTFWHVILPLTLPALATTSIFTFIWTWNDFLSPMIYLQDPRTYTVPLGLNSFLDASGDSAWGPMFAMAVLSLGPLFGFFLAGQKYLTTGIATTGLKG; from the coding sequence ATGACGACTGACATCAAGATCGACTACACGCGCGAGATCGGTGTTGTCGGCCGACGCAACAAGGCTCCGCGCAGCGTGCTGCGGCATGGGCTACTGATTGGCTTCGGGCTCGTGATGCTCTATCCGCTGATCTGGATGGTCGGTGCATCATTCAAGGAAAGCTCCGACATCTTCACGGAGATCTGGCCTTTTCCTGATCCGGTGGTGCTGGAGAACTATGAGCGGGGCTGGCGCGGGTCAGGTGTCGGCTTCGGAACGTACTTCCTCAATTCGACGATTGTCGCGGTGCTCTCCGTCGTCGGAAACCTGTTCGCGTGCACCTTGGCCGGCTATGCCTTTGCGCGGTTGTCGTTCAAGTTCCGTGCAGTGTTCTTCGCCTGCATGATGGCGACGCTCATGCTGCCGCACCATGTGCTCATGGTGCCGCAGTACATTCTCTTCGCGAACCTCGGGTGGGTGAACACGTTCCTGCCGCTGATCACACCGAAGTTCCTGGCCGTGGATGCGTTCTTCGTCTTCCTGATGGTGCAGTTCCTGCGTGGCCTGCCTCGCGAACTCGACGAAGCAGCCAAGATCGACGGCGCTGGACCATGGCGCACCTTCTGGCACGTCATCCTGCCCCTCACGCTCCCGGCACTGGCGACGACCTCGATCTTCACATTCATCTGGACGTGGAACGACTTCCTCTCGCCCATGATCTACCTCCAGGACCCGCGCACGTACACGGTTCCGCTGGGGCTCAACTCGTTCCTCGACGCAAGCGGCGACAGCGCCTGGGGTCCAATGTTCGCAATGGCCGTGCTCTCGCTCGGCCCGCTGTTCGGCTTCTTCCTGGCCGGGCAGAAGTATCTCACCACCGGCATCGCCACAACAGGTCTGAAAGGTTGA
- a CDS encoding Gfo/Idh/MocA family protein, with translation MKKARIAVVGAGGIGAAAHLPAVTALPEECELVAIVDLDEARLSAAVEQFGPSRGYADIGEMLAVEKPDITIIATPPHLHEPLAVQAMQAGSWVFSEKPLTGSLASADRLRAAEEETGQWCVTVSQFRYSGGSRQVREALASGRWGRPLVGIAHTSWYRGPDYWEAAWRGKFRTEFAGATTSQAHHAIDLLLWLMGSPWEAVSAFSDTLSRPIEVEDASVASVRFEGGAFASMVSTVLSHNQETRLQVMAEDATVDLNTLYMPLLEEWSVRQTGADGTRTLEDWTVPEEPVQAHRAQLANILMHWRAGEAPELTVAEARETLEFLTALYKSAATGERVQRGEIAAGDEFYEALDAAGPRRAEVRRGA, from the coding sequence ATGAAGAAAGCACGGATCGCGGTCGTCGGGGCAGGTGGCATCGGTGCCGCCGCCCATCTGCCCGCGGTAACCGCTCTGCCCGAGGAATGTGAGCTCGTCGCGATCGTGGATCTCGACGAGGCCCGGCTCTCGGCTGCCGTCGAGCAGTTCGGGCCCTCGCGCGGCTACGCCGACATCGGCGAGATGCTCGCCGTCGAGAAGCCCGACATCACGATCATCGCGACGCCTCCGCATCTGCACGAACCGCTGGCGGTGCAGGCCATGCAGGCCGGGTCGTGGGTGTTCAGTGAGAAGCCGCTCACGGGGTCGCTCGCCTCCGCCGATCGTCTGCGTGCCGCGGAGGAGGAGACCGGTCAGTGGTGTGTGACCGTCTCGCAGTTCCGATACTCGGGTGGTTCGCGGCAGGTGCGAGAGGCGCTCGCGTCGGGGCGCTGGGGTCGGCCGCTGGTCGGTATCGCGCACACGTCCTGGTACCGCGGGCCGGACTACTGGGAGGCCGCATGGCGTGGCAAGTTCCGCACCGAGTTCGCGGGCGCCACGACAAGTCAGGCGCACCACGCGATCGACCTGCTCCTCTGGCTGATGGGGTCACCATGGGAGGCTGTCTCGGCCTTCTCTGACACGCTCTCCCGGCCGATCGAGGTGGAAGACGCGAGCGTTGCGTCGGTGCGCTTCGAGGGCGGGGCTTTCGCGAGCATGGTGTCGACCGTGCTCAGCCACAATCAGGAGACACGTCTGCAGGTGATGGCGGAAGACGCGACAGTCGACCTGAACACGCTCTACATGCCGCTCCTCGAGGAGTGGTCGGTGCGCCAGACCGGCGCCGACGGCACACGCACGCTCGAGGACTGGACGGTCCCCGAGGAGCCCGTGCAGGCGCATCGTGCGCAGCTCGCGAACATCCTGATGCACTGGCGCGCGGGCGAGGCGCCCGAGCTCACCGTCGCGGAGGCGCGCGAGACCCTCGAGTTCCTCACGGCGCTGTACAAGTCGGCGGCGACCGGGGAGCGCGTGCAGCGCGGTGAGATCGCCGCGGGAGACGAGTTCTACGAGGCTCTGGATGCTGCGGGCCCCCGTCGTGCGGAGGTGCGTCGTGGTGCATGA